The window GAAATGGGTGTGGTCGGGCATGGTCAGCAGCGACTTCAGCATTTCCGAGCCGCCCTTGGAGCGCGACAGGAGCGTGTTGTCGCGCAGCGACTGGGCGGCCTCGGTCAGGTCGCCCTCGCAGCTGTCTTCGAGGAACAGGCTCACCATGTTGACGATGCGCGCGCGCGCCTGCTCCAGATCGGGCCGCAGGAATTCGGTACCGAAGTAACGCGCGATCTGCACCATGCCCTTTGCCGCTTCCTCGTGCAGGCTGTCGAGCCGTGCGGCTGGGATGATGCCGGTCTGCAGGCCGTGCAGAAGGGCCTTCTCGAAGAAGGGCCGGCCGTCGAAGAGGGAAACAGTAGACGCAGGTGTGGACATGCGGTTCAGATTGCGGATTCTTCGTCGGGGTCGGCCGGCTTCTTCTGCGAGCCTTCACCCGCGCCATGACCTTCGCGGAACGGCACGTGACCGCCGTCGTGGTGGCTGTCGTCCTCTTCGTCCTCGGATTCCTGTTCGGCGGTGTAGGCCCTGAAACGGGCGCGCAGGATGGTCAGGACCTCGATCAGGATGTCCGGGCATTCGGTGCGCAGCAGCCAGGTGAATTCCATCCAGTCGTGGTCGGTGATCTCGTCGAGGTCGACACGCGGCCTGGTATAGGCCGCAGCGATCATGTTGGCCTCGGACAGCACCGAGCCATCGTCCTCGGAGGCTTCGAAACTGCCGGTACGCATGAAGCTTTCCACGCGCGCCCAGTGTTCCAGCAGGTAGTCGGCCAGGGCATCGCAGCCGCCATCCGTTTCACCCACGGCGCGCAGGAAATCGACCGGGGTGTAGGTTTCCTGGTCGTCGCGGAAGATCACCGAATTCATCATGCCGCGCAGATGGGTATGCGTGAGATCCTTGTACTGCTTCTCGATGACCACGGCGCGCGCGAACTGCTGGGGTGTGACCAGCAGGTTCAGCACCGAGGCCTTGGAGCCGTCGTACTCGCGGATCACCGACAGCAGGTCTTTCGGCGGAAAGCTGTCGAGCGCCACCACCAGGGCGTGGTCGCCTTCTTCGTCGGCAAGCGAAACCAGGGCCGCTTCGGCACCGACGATGTCGCCGGCGAGGATCAGGCTCTGGGCTTTGGCAAGAGCGGGGTAGTGCATGGGGCGGTCCTTGTTGGGGGGGTCACTCTTTGCGTTCGAAGCCTTGTTCGGCCAGCCAGTCGGCGCCGGCTTCTTCGAGGTTGCGCGGGAGGCTTTCGCCCTCGTCGCCCTCGTCGCCATCTTCGCCGTCGGCGTCCTCATCGCGCTGGTCTTCGTCTTCGTCGTCCTGCGCCTCGGCGGCGCCGCTGGCATCGACGCGGCTGTGCAGGTATTCGAGCACGGCGGCGATGGCCATGAAGCGTTCGCCGCCTTCTTCCTGCAGCACGCGCTCGGCCAAGGTCTGTGCCCAGGGCACGAGGGTCGCGGCCGCGCTCAGTTTCTTCCACGAAGGGAAGCGGTCGGGTTCCATCCCCGCGAGTTCGTCCATGGCGCGCGGCGAGGTGAAACGGAAGCCCTGGTGGAAGACCACGGCCAGCATCTCGGGGCTGTCGTCCATCATCATCACCAGGAAATCGATCTGCCCGCGCTTTTCGCGCAGGCGCTTTTCCAGCACGTTCTTGCCTTCCGAGTCGGACAGCAGGTCGTTGATCTCGGCGTCGTAGGCGGGACTGTGGTCGGCGAAGTAGCGGGACAGTTTCATTTCAGTACTTCCTTAATGTAGTTCTGCCAGATTTCGCGGGCGGTATCGATGGGGCTGTCGAGCAGGCCGCGGCGCCGGTTCTCGTCATAGGTCTTGCGCTTGTCCTCGTCCGCCAACACCTCATAGGCCTCCTG of the Rhodoferax koreense genome contains:
- a CDS encoding DnaJ domain-containing protein; this translates as MQDHYAALGLSSSASLADIKKAFRQKAAQTHPDRNPSPDAAQRFRAVQEAYEVLADEDKRKTYDENRRRGLLDSPIDTAREIWQNYIKEVLK